In Halarcobacter bivalviorum, a genomic segment contains:
- the glnA gene encoding type I glutamate--ammonia ligase produces MGKFVNNTEEFFNYCEENEVQFVDFRFTDLKGTWHHVTYMMEAVSVEQLDNGLPFDGSSVEAWQPINKSDMILKPDVETAFLDPFTTDSTIIVICDVYDIYKNDMYERCPRSIAKKALTHLSESGVGDVAYFGPENEFFVFEDVKIIDSINESYYKVDSEDGEWNDSTDYEVGNIGHRPRTKGGYFPVAPIDNGVDLRAEMMQVLKQVGLTVVLGHHEVAQGQHEIGVVFGDLIEAADNVQKLKYVIKMVAHLNGKSATFMPKPLFGDNGNGMHVHQSIWKDGKNLFYKEGEYGNLSDMARHYMGGIFKHARAVASFTNPSTNSYKRLIPGFEAPSILTYSSQNRSASCRIPYGAGEKATRIEMRFPDSTACPYLAFAAMLCAGLDGIKNKYEPIGPMDDDLFELSLDEIRERQIPQMPHTLRGSLEALIRDNEFLQPVFTQDMIDIYQHYKFETQVWPYEARPTAFEFKTTYSC; encoded by the coding sequence ATGGGAAAATTTGTTAACAATACTGAAGAGTTTTTCAATTATTGTGAGGAAAACGAAGTACAATTCGTAGATTTTAGATTTACAGATTTAAAAGGTACTTGGCACCACGTAACTTATATGATGGAAGCTGTAAGTGTTGAACAATTAGATAATGGTTTACCATTTGATGGTTCATCTGTTGAAGCATGGCAACCAATTAATAAATCAGATATGATTTTAAAGCCTGATGTTGAGACTGCTTTTTTAGATCCATTTACTACTGATTCTACAATCATTGTTATTTGTGATGTATATGATATTTATAAAAATGATATGTATGAAAGATGTCCAAGATCAATTGCTAAAAAAGCATTAACTCATTTAAGTGAGTCTGGTGTTGGTGATGTTGCTTACTTTGGACCAGAAAATGAATTCTTTGTATTTGAAGATGTAAAAATTATTGATTCTATTAATGAGTCTTATTATAAAGTTGACTCTGAAGATGGAGAATGGAATGATTCAACTGATTATGAAGTTGGAAATATTGGACATAGACCAAGAACAAAAGGTGGTTATTTCCCAGTAGCTCCTATTGATAATGGTGTAGATTTAAGAGCTGAAATGATGCAAGTATTAAAGCAAGTTGGTTTAACTGTTGTTTTAGGACATCACGAAGTTGCTCAAGGTCAACACGAAATTGGTGTAGTATTTGGTGATTTAATTGAAGCTGCTGATAATGTACAAAAATTAAAATATGTTATCAAAATGGTTGCACATTTAAATGGTAAGTCTGCAACATTTATGCCAAAACCATTATTTGGTGATAATGGAAATGGTATGCACGTACACCAATCAATTTGGAAAGATGGTAAAAATTTATTCTATAAAGAAGGTGAATATGGAAACCTTTCAGATATGGCAAGACACTATATGGGTGGAATTTTTAAACATGCTAGAGCAGTTGCTTCATTTACTAATCCATCAACAAACTCTTATAAGAGATTAATTCCTGGATTTGAAGCACCATCAATTTTAACTTATTCTTCTCAAAATAGATCTGCATCTTGTAGAATTCCTTATGGAGCGGGAGAAAAAGCAACAAGAATTGAAATGAGATTCCCAGATTCAACAGCTTGCCCATATTTAGCATTTGCTGCTATGTTATGTGCTGGATTAGATGGTATTAAAAATAAATATGAGCCTATTGGACCAATGGATGATGATTTATTTGAATTATCTTTAGATGAAATTAGAGAGAGACAAATTCCTCAAATGCCTCATACATTAAGAGGTTCTTTAGAAGCATTAATTAGAGATAATGAATTCTTACAACCAGTATTTACTCAAGATATGATTGATATTTATCAACATTATAAATTTGAAACTCAAGTTTGGCCATACGAAGCTAGACCAACTGCGTTTGAATTTAAAACAACTTATTCTTGTTAA
- a CDS encoding penicillin-binding protein 1A — protein MIRYIFAFIIFIAVAISGWLLYLYSEIRHDIDKIVNYKPNMTTQFYDKNGKLIANIFDNKHRIYVKYDDIPARVVEALVAIEDTQFFEHGGVNPDAISRAMIKNVKALGYVEGASTLTQQLVKSIVLTREKKLIRKIKEALLSIRLETILTKEQILERYLNEVYFGHGYYGIRTAAKGYFKKDLYELNIKEIAILVGLPKAPSFYDPTRNLKYSLTRANQVVTRMHKLGWINEEQYNDSINYIPTVYDQTLTQNKAPYIIDYALKLLKKDIPDIKTGGYTVNLTIDLEAQEIARESLKLAYDKILERDAYLQKNPVNNVDVNGQPVEEGYFINTLNGAMVSIENNTGKILALVGGIDYKESNFNRAVQSERQPGSAVKPFLYHTAIELGYSPASQVADIGRTYEYKVGEEEKKWKPKNYGGTFKGIITLREALMKSRNLATINLVTDVGINEMYKGLESYGITGIQRDLSITLGSFSISPINLSKALSFLANDGTQVEPYLINSISNSKNETITFDPQYKYISSPEQVFLTKSILHDAVEKGTGRRARVSGIELAGKTGTTNDNVDAWFCGFSPTIQTVVYFGKDNNTPMRRSETGGVTAGPAFANFYKKYLEIHPEIQREFRKPDNVKTSIINGEKEYYTDKSPLPEIDTVPSTNTQEPSIQF, from the coding sequence ATGATACGATATATTTTTGCCTTTATAATATTTATAGCTGTAGCTATTTCTGGTTGGTTACTATATTTATACTCTGAAATTAGACATGATATTGACAAAATTGTTAACTACAAACCAAATATGACAACTCAATTCTATGATAAAAATGGAAAACTTATTGCAAATATATTTGATAATAAACATAGAATTTATGTAAAGTATGATGATATACCTGCAAGAGTAGTTGAAGCACTTGTTGCAATTGAAGATACTCAGTTTTTTGAACATGGAGGAGTAAATCCTGATGCAATATCAAGAGCTATGATTAAAAATGTAAAAGCTTTAGGTTATGTTGAAGGGGCAAGTACACTTACTCAACAATTAGTAAAATCTATAGTTTTAACAAGAGAAAAAAAACTTATTAGAAAAATAAAAGAGGCTTTACTTTCAATAAGACTAGAAACAATACTTACAAAAGAACAAATATTAGAAAGATATCTAAATGAAGTATATTTTGGTCATGGATATTATGGTATTAGAACTGCTGCAAAGGGTTATTTTAAAAAAGACCTTTATGAATTAAATATCAAAGAAATAGCTATTTTAGTTGGTCTTCCAAAAGCTCCTAGTTTTTATGACCCTACAAGAAATTTAAAATATTCTTTAACAAGAGCAAATCAAGTTGTAACTAGAATGCATAAACTTGGTTGGATAAATGAAGAACAGTATAATGATTCTATAAACTATATACCAACAGTGTATGACCAAACTTTAACACAAAATAAAGCTCCTTATATTATTGATTATGCATTAAAACTATTAAAAAAAGATATTCCTGATATTAAAACAGGAGGATACACTGTTAATTTAACTATTGATTTAGAAGCACAAGAGATTGCAAGAGAATCACTGAAATTAGCATATGATAAAATCTTAGAAAGAGATGCATATCTTCAAAAAAATCCAGTTAACAATGTAGATGTAAATGGTCAGCCTGTTGAAGAGGGCTATTTTATTAATACCTTAAATGGGGCAATGGTTTCAATAGAAAACAATACAGGAAAAATCTTAGCACTTGTAGGTGGAATTGATTATAAAGAATCAAATTTTAATAGAGCTGTACAAAGTGAAAGACAACCAGGTTCTGCTGTAAAACCATTCTTATATCATACTGCTATAGAACTTGGATACTCTCCTGCTTCACAAGTTGCTGATATTGGAAGAACTTATGAATACAAAGTTGGAGAAGAAGAGAAAAAATGGAAACCTAAAAACTATGGGGGAACATTTAAAGGTATTATTACTTTAAGAGAAGCCTTAATGAAATCAAGAAACCTTGCAACAATTAATTTAGTTACAGATGTTGGAATAAATGAGATGTACAAAGGCTTAGAAAGTTATGGAATTACAGGTATTCAAAGAGATTTATCTATTACTTTAGGTTCTTTTTCGATTTCACCTATAAATCTAAGTAAAGCTCTCTCTTTTCTTGCAAATGATGGAACGCAAGTTGAACCTTATTTAATTAATTCAATTAGTAACTCAAAAAATGAGACTATTACTTTTGATCCCCAATATAAATATATTAGTTCACCTGAGCAAGTATTTTTAACAAAATCAATTTTACATGATGCAGTAGAAAAAGGAACGGGTAGAAGAGCGAGAGTTTCTGGAATTGAGCTTGCTGGTAAAACAGGAACAACAAATGACAATGTTGATGCATGGTTTTGTGGATTTTCTCCAACAATACAAACTGTTGTATATTTTGGAAAAGATAATAATACACCTATGAGAAGAAGTGAGACAGGAGGAGTAACTGCTGGTCCTGCTTTTGCAAATTTTTATAAAAAATATTTAGAAATTCATCCTGAAATACAAAGAGAATTTAGAAAGCCTGATAATGTAAAAACTTCTATTATTAATGGAGAAAAAGAGTATTATACTGATAAATCTCCTTTACCTGAAATTGATACTGTACCATCAACTAATACACAAGAACCAAGTATTCAATTTTAA
- a CDS encoding ATP-binding cassette domain-containing protein produces the protein MSIAVEIKQLLITSNRNEKLVDINFTINSSTALIGQSGSGKSLTLKAILNLLPSSLISKKEISSNFELNHNTIGFIPQNPFTSLSPMTKIKDQFFCEDNKKMELLELVGLNKDLLNRFPKELSGGQLQRVVIAIALSNNIKLLLLDEPTTALDEASKDTILNLIKELTSKLNLLMLFVTHDIDSIKNLCKEVIIIKDGKIIEQGITEDILNNPKEEYTKMLINSTFKNKEFRK, from the coding sequence ATGTCTATAGCTGTAGAGATAAAACAACTACTAATTACAAGTAATAGAAATGAGAAGTTAGTAGATATAAATTTTACAATTAATAGTTCTACAGCTTTAATAGGACAAAGTGGAAGTGGAAAATCTTTAACACTAAAAGCTATATTAAATCTACTTCCCTCTTCTTTGATTTCTAAAAAAGAGATCTCTTCAAATTTTGAATTAAATCATAATACAATAGGATTTATTCCACAAAACCCTTTTACTTCTTTATCTCCTATGACAAAAATTAAAGATCAATTTTTTTGTGAAGATAATAAAAAAATGGAACTTTTAGAACTTGTAGGATTAAATAAAGATTTATTAAATCGTTTTCCAAAAGAGTTAAGTGGAGGACAACTTCAAAGAGTAGTAATTGCAATTGCTTTGTCTAATAATATAAAACTTCTTCTTTTAGATGAACCTACTACTGCTTTAGATGAAGCTTCAAAAGATACAATATTAAATTTAATAAAAGAGTTAACATCAAAACTAAATCTACTTATGCTTTTTGTAACACATGATATTGACTCAATTAAAAACTTATGTAAAGAAGTTATCATAATAAAAGATGGAAAAATTATTGAACAAGGTATTACAGAAGATATCTTAAATAATCCAAAAGAGGAATATACCAAGATGCTAATAAACTCAACATTTAAAAATAAAGAATTTAGGAAATAA
- the gpmI gene encoding 2,3-bisphosphoglycerate-independent phosphoglycerate mutase, with protein MTKKAILIITDGIGHNDSNDFNAFKNANTPTYDYLFKNEPYSLIHTYGNYVGLPNGQMGNSEVGHMTIGSGRVLYQDLVKINMAIENNTLKENEVLKTTIDSSNNVHLIGLISDGGVHSHINHIIALAKIAKEKAKKVFIHIITDGRDVAPNCANEYITQLVDICDEDIKIATIAGRYYTMDRDNRWDRVKKGHDVIAFANPKTSTNVLEYVENSYKEEIFDEFILPTSFEGYEGLKENDSIIFCNFRSDRIREISNAIANKNFSEFDRFEGTLNIATMTEYDKNLPLPILFPKETPKNTLAEVISNAGLSQVHTAETEKYAHVTFFFNGGVEEPVLNESRILIPSPDVATYDLKPEMSAPEVSVEVQKAMDAQTDFIVVNFANGDMVGHTGVYEAGIKAVEAVDKELGQIIEKAKELEYSIVLTSDHGNCEKMKDEAGKTLTNHTVGDVYCFVISKEVKEVKVGSLNNIAPTILKLMNLEIPQEMDEALI; from the coding sequence ATGACAAAAAAAGCAATACTGATAATTACAGATGGAATTGGACATAATGATTCTAATGATTTTAATGCATTTAAAAATGCAAATACTCCTACTTACGACTACTTATTTAAAAATGAGCCTTACTCATTAATTCATACATATGGAAACTATGTTGGGTTACCAAATGGACAAATGGGTAACTCTGAAGTTGGTCATATGACAATTGGTAGTGGTAGAGTTTTATATCAAGACTTAGTAAAAATAAATATGGCTATTGAAAATAATACTCTAAAAGAGAATGAGGTTTTAAAAACTACTATAGACTCTTCAAATAATGTTCATTTAATTGGTTTGATTAGTGATGGAGGAGTTCACTCACATATAAACCATATAATTGCCCTTGCAAAAATTGCAAAAGAAAAAGCAAAAAAAGTTTTTATCCATATTATTACAGATGGTAGAGATGTTGCACCAAATTGTGCAAATGAATATATCACTCAACTAGTAGATATTTGTGATGAGGATATTAAGATTGCAACTATTGCAGGTAGATATTATACTATGGATAGAGATAATAGATGGGATAGAGTAAAAAAAGGTCATGATGTTATTGCTTTTGCAAACCCTAAAACTTCTACAAATGTTTTAGAGTATGTAGAAAACTCTTATAAAGAAGAGATTTTTGATGAGTTTATTCTTCCTACTTCTTTTGAAGGATATGAAGGATTAAAAGAGAATGATTCAATTATCTTCTGTAATTTTAGAAGTGATAGAATAAGAGAGATTTCAAATGCAATTGCAAATAAAAACTTTAGTGAGTTTGATAGATTTGAAGGAACTTTAAATATTGCTACTATGACAGAGTATGATAAAAATCTTCCTTTACCTATTTTATTCCCAAAAGAGACACCTAAAAATACTCTTGCAGAAGTTATTTCAAATGCTGGTCTTTCACAGGTTCATACAGCTGAAACTGAAAAATATGCACACGTAACTTTTTTCTTTAATGGAGGAGTTGAAGAACCTGTTTTAAATGAAAGTAGAATCTTAATCCCTTCTCCTGATGTTGCAACTTATGATTTAAAACCAGAGATGAGTGCCCCTGAAGTAAGTGTTGAAGTACAAAAGGCTATGGATGCTCAAACAGATTTTATTGTAGTTAATTTTGCAAATGGAGATATGGTTGGACATACAGGAGTTTATGAAGCAGGTATAAAAGCTGTTGAAGCTGTGGATAAAGAGTTAGGCCAAATCATTGAGAAAGCAAAAGAGTTAGAATATAGTATAGTTCTAACAAGTGACCATGGTAACTGTGAAAAAATGAAAGATGAGGCAGGAAAAACACTTACTAACCATACGGTAGGAGATGTTTACTGTTTTGTAATCTCTAAAGAGGTAAAAGAAGTAAAAGTTGGAAGTTTAAATAATATCGCTCCAACAATTTTAAAATTAATGAATTTAGAAATTCCACAAGAGATGGATGAGGCATTAATTTAA
- the mraY gene encoding phospho-N-acetylmuramoyl-pentapeptide-transferase: protein MFYWFYRHLDINIFQYISVRAGIAFFISFFLTMYLLPKFVRWAKARKASQPIYEYAPNSHQEKAGTPTMGGVVFIFSTIIATLLTVKLNNFYVVGALLTLALFSLIGIKDDFSKIAKNANNAGLSSRAKLILQFISAFIVATILIVYNHTTTLYTPFYKYPVFDMGMIALVFWILVMVAASNAVNLTDGLDGLATVPSIMGLVSLSAIVYVCGHAIFSSYLLLPNIKTSGELAIVGTAMIGSLIAFLWYNCHPAQVFMGDSGSLPIGAFMGYMAIVGKSEILLVIIGFIFVLETVSVILQVGSYKLRQKRVFLMAPIHHHFEEKGWKENKIIVRFWIISFMANLLALMSLKIR, encoded by the coding sequence TTGTTTTACTGGTTTTATAGACACTTAGACATAAATATTTTTCAATATATATCTGTTCGAGCAGGAATTGCTTTTTTTATCTCATTTTTTTTAACAATGTATCTGCTTCCTAAATTTGTAAGATGGGCAAAAGCAAGAAAAGCTTCTCAGCCAATTTATGAATATGCTCCTAATTCTCATCAAGAAAAAGCAGGAACACCAACTATGGGAGGAGTAGTATTTATTTTTTCAACAATTATTGCAACACTTTTAACTGTAAAATTAAATAACTTCTATGTTGTAGGGGCTTTATTAACTTTAGCTCTTTTTTCTTTAATTGGTATAAAAGATGATTTTTCAAAGATTGCAAAAAATGCAAATAATGCAGGTTTATCTTCGCGAGCTAAGCTTATCTTACAGTTTATCTCTGCTTTTATTGTGGCTACTATTTTAATAGTTTATAACCATACAACAACTTTATATACTCCTTTTTATAAGTATCCAGTTTTTGATATGGGAATGATAGCTTTAGTATTTTGGATTTTAGTTATGGTTGCAGCTTCAAATGCAGTTAATTTAACTGATGGTTTAGATGGTCTTGCAACAGTTCCTTCTATAATGGGATTAGTCTCTTTATCTGCAATAGTATATGTATGTGGTCATGCAATTTTTTCTTCTTACTTATTATTACCGAATATAAAAACTTCAGGAGAACTTGCTATAGTTGGTACAGCTATGATTGGCTCTTTAATTGCTTTTTTATGGTATAACTGTCATCCTGCACAAGTATTCATGGGAGATAGTGGTTCTTTACCTATTGGTGCTTTTATGGGTTATATGGCAATAGTTGGTAAATCAGAGATTTTATTAGTGATAATAGGTTTTATTTTTGTATTAGAGACAGTATCTGTAATTTTACAAGTAGGTTCATATAAGTTAAGACAAAAAAGAGTTTTCCTTATGGCACCTATTCATCATCATTTTGAAGAGAAGGGCTGGAAAGAGAATAAAATTATTGTTAGGTTTTGGATAATCTCATTTATGGCAAACTTACTGGCACTTATGAGTCTTAAAATAAGGTAA
- the murD gene encoding UDP-N-acetylmuramoyl-L-alanine--D-glutamate ligase: MIRVLGKGLTAQAIKEEFEDVILYDDSDFNQYDKQSEDITVVSPGIPPFNEMVLNSNNIISDYDLLYNEMPFSIWISGTNGKTTTTQMCQHILKDKGSLCGGNIGTPISKLNKDSKIWILETSSFTFHYTQHAKPNLYLLLPISDDHVSWHGNFQEYEKAKLKPLSMMEEGEIAIIPEKYKDIKTLCHLITYKDSDDLCEKFNIDKTKVNFKEPFLLDALLALAAKKIIFDEVDYININTYKVDEHKVEEFKDKKNRVWIDDSKATNVDATINALVPYIEKKIHLILGGDDKGANLIPLFEYLKDLNVEIYTIGSNFERLNELSKKFSLNFHECKTLNIAVEKISQKLDSKGVGMLSPAAASLDQFSSYKQRGKEFKKLVYDLSLL; the protein is encoded by the coding sequence ATGATAAGAGTATTAGGTAAAGGGCTTACAGCTCAAGCAATAAAAGAAGAATTTGAAGATGTTATATTATATGATGATAGTGATTTTAATCAATATGATAAACAGTCAGAAGATATAACAGTAGTTAGTCCTGGTATTCCTCCTTTTAATGAAATGGTATTAAATTCAAATAATATAATAAGTGACTATGATCTACTATATAATGAAATGCCTTTTTCTATTTGGATAAGTGGAACCAATGGAAAAACAACTACAACTCAAATGTGTCAACATATCTTAAAAGATAAAGGAAGTCTTTGTGGAGGAAATATAGGTACACCTATTTCTAAACTAAATAAAGATTCTAAAATCTGGATTTTAGAAACCTCTTCTTTTACTTTTCATTATACACAGCATGCAAAACCCAATTTATATCTATTATTACCAATATCAGATGATCATGTTTCATGGCATGGAAATTTTCAAGAGTATGAGAAAGCAAAATTAAAACCTTTATCTATGATGGAAGAGGGTGAAATTGCAATTATTCCTGAAAAATATAAAGATATAAAAACTCTTTGTCATTTAATTACATATAAAGATAGTGATGATTTGTGTGAAAAATTTAATATTGATAAAACAAAAGTAAATTTTAAAGAACCTTTTTTGTTAGATGCATTATTAGCATTAGCTGCTAAGAAGATAATATTTGATGAGGTAGACTATATAAATATTAATACATATAAAGTAGATGAACATAAAGTAGAAGAATTCAAAGACAAAAAAAATAGAGTATGGATTGATGATTCTAAAGCTACAAATGTTGATGCAACTATAAATGCTTTAGTTCCATATATAGAAAAAAAGATACATTTAATACTTGGAGGGGATGATAAAGGTGCAAATTTAATACCTTTATTTGAATATTTAAAGGATTTAAATGTAGAAATTTATACTATTGGAAGTAATTTTGAGAGATTGAATGAACTTTCTAAAAAATTTTCATTAAATTTTCATGAGTGTAAAACTCTTAATATTGCTGTGGAAAAAATCTCACAAAAGCTTGATTCTAAGGGAGTTGGAATGTTATCTCCAGCTGCTGCTTCACTTGATCAATTTAGCTCATACAAGCAAAGAGGAAAAGAATTTAAAAAGCTTGTTTATGATTTAAGCTTACTTTAA
- the tuf gene encoding elongation factor Tu, which translates to MAKEKFERSKPHVNIGTIGHVDHGKTTLTAAITMCLSLKNGQAAMDYDQIDNAPEERERGITIATSHVEYETDNRHYAHVDCPGHADYVKNMITGAAQMDGAILVIAATDGPMAQTREHILLSKQVGVPYIVVFLNKEDQLDDEDKEEMLELVEMEVRELLSEYDFPGDDTPIVAGSAFQALEEAKAGTQGEWSEKIYNLMAQVDEYIPTPERDADQDFLMPVEDVFTIQGRGTVVTGRIEKGTIKLNEEIEIVGMKDTQKTTVTGIEMFRKEMDEGVAGDNAGILLRGIKKEDVQRGQVLVKPGSITPHTKFRGEVYILSKEEGGRHTPFFSGYRPQFYVRTTDVTGSCELPEGTEMVMPGDNIELTVSLVAPIALEKGTKFAIREGGRTVGAGVVAEIIE; encoded by the coding sequence ATGGCAAAAGAAAAATTCGAGCGAAGCAAACCGCACGTAAATATTGGTACTATTGGTCACGTTGACCACGGTAAAACTACTTTAACAGCTGCTATTACTATGTGTTTATCATTAAAAAATGGTCAAGCTGCTATGGATTATGATCAAATTGATAATGCTCCAGAAGAAAGAGAAAGAGGTATTACAATTGCTACTTCTCACGTTGAGTATGAAACTGATAACAGACACTATGCTCACGTAGATTGTCCAGGTCACGCCGATTATGTTAAAAACATGATTACTGGTGCTGCACAAATGGATGGAGCTATTTTAGTTATCGCTGCTACTGATGGACCAATGGCTCAAACAAGAGAGCACATCTTATTATCTAAGCAAGTAGGTGTACCATACATCGTTGTATTCTTAAATAAAGAAGATCAATTAGATGACGAAGATAAAGAAGAGATGTTAGAATTAGTTGAGATGGAAGTAAGAGAATTACTTTCTGAGTATGATTTCCCAGGTGATGATACTCCAATCGTTGCAGGTTCTGCATTCCAAGCACTTGAAGAAGCAAAAGCTGGTACTCAAGGTGAGTGGTCAGAAAAAATCTATAACTTAATGGCTCAAGTTGATGAATATATTCCAACTCCAGAAAGAGATGCTGATCAAGATTTCTTAATGCCTGTAGAAGACGTATTTACTATCCAAGGTAGAGGTACTGTTGTAACTGGTAGAATTGAAAAAGGTACTATCAAACTAAACGAAGAGATTGAAATCGTTGGTATGAAAGATACTCAAAAAACTACTGTAACTGGTATTGAAATGTTCAGAAAAGAAATGGATGAGGGTGTTGCAGGAGATAATGCTGGTATTCTTTTAAGAGGTATTAAAAAAGAAGATGTTCAAAGAGGACAAGTTCTTGTTAAGCCAGGTTCAATTACTCCACACACTAAATTCAGAGGAGAGGTGTATATCCTTTCTAAAGAGGAAGGTGGAAGACATACTCCATTCTTCTCAGGATATAGACCACAGTTCTATGTAAGAACAACAGACGTTACTGGTTCTTGTGAATTACCAGAAGGTACTGAAATGGTTATGCCAGGTGATAACATTGAGTTAACTGTATCATTAGTTGCTCCAATTGCTCTAGAAAAAGGAACTAAGTTCGCTATTAGAGAAGGTGGTAGAACTGTAGGTGCTGGAGTTGTTGCTGAGATTATCGAGTAA
- the rpmG gene encoding 50S ribosomal protein L33, with product MGNGVSIKIGLKCEECGDINYTTYKNPKTHTEKMAIKKYSPRLKKHTIHKEVKLKS from the coding sequence ATGGGTAACGGTGTAAGCATCAAAATCGGACTAAAATGTGAGGAGTGTGGTGATATCAACTACACTACTTACAAAAACCCAAAAACTCATACTGAGAAAATGGCGATTAAAAAGTATAGTCCAAGATTAAAAAAACATACAATTCATAAGGAAGTTAAGTTAAAGTCGTAA
- the secE gene encoding preprotein translocase subunit SecE, giving the protein MNKFKTYYKNAKEELFKVIFPIKEQIRSAYLSVFVVVTVITLFLALIDTIMSLSLSAVMN; this is encoded by the coding sequence GTGAACAAATTTAAAACATACTATAAAAATGCTAAAGAAGAACTATTCAAAGTAATTTTCCCTATCAAAGAACAAATCAGATCTGCTTATCTTTCTGTATTTGTAGTAGTAACAGTTATCACATTATTTTTAGCATTAATTGACACAATCATGTCTTTAAGCTTATCAGCTGTAATGAACTAA
- the nusG gene encoding transcription termination/antitermination protein NusG: protein MAQQWYAIQTHSGSELAVKRALERLSEEMGDGRISEVLVPTEDLIEVKKGKKSIVERPLYPAYAFAKIDLDTALWHRIQSMPKVGRFIGESKKPTPLSKKDIDSILDKVQNRAAAKPKVSFDKGETVRINEGPFANFNGIVEDFDMASGILKLNVSIFGRNTPVEITYTQVERVV from the coding sequence ATGGCACAACAATGGTATGCAATTCAAACACACTCAGGAAGTGAACTAGCAGTTAAAAGAGCATTAGAAAGACTTTCTGAAGAGATGGGAGATGGAAGAATCTCTGAAGTATTAGTTCCAACAGAAGATTTAATTGAGGTAAAAAAAGGTAAGAAATCTATTGTAGAGAGACCTTTATATCCTGCATATGCTTTTGCTAAAATCGATTTAGATACAGCATTATGGCATAGAATTCAATCAATGCCAAAGGTTGGAAGATTTATTGGAGAGTCTAAAAAACCAACTCCTTTATCAAAAAAAGATATTGATTCTATTTTAGATAAAGTACAAAATAGAGCAGCAGCTAAACCTAAAGTGTCATTTGATAAAGGTGAGACTGTTAGAATTAATGAAGGTCCATTTGCAAACTTTAATGGTATTGTTGAAGACTTTGATATGGCATCAGGAATTCTAAAATTAAATGTTTCTATTTTTGGAAGAAATACTCCTGTTGAAATTACTTATACTCAAGTAGAAAGAGTAGTTTAA
- the rplK gene encoding 50S ribosomal protein L11, which produces MAKQVQGILKLQIPAGAANPSPPVGPALGQRGINIMEFCKAFNEKTKDKAGYTIPVEILIYGDKSFTFTLKQPPMTDLIKKVSGIKKGSDNPLKNKIGKLTKDQVMEIVDMKIADLNTDDKEQAAKIVAGSARSMGIDVEL; this is translated from the coding sequence ATGGCTAAACAAGTACAAGGTATTTTAAAACTTCAAATTCCTGCAGGTGCTGCTAACCCATCACCACCAGTTGGTCCAGCTCTTGGTCAAAGAGGGATTAACATCATGGAATTCTGTAAAGCATTCAATGAAAAAACTAAAGATAAAGCTGGTTATACAATTCCAGTTGAAATCTTAATTTATGGAGATAAAAGTTTTACTTTTACATTAAAACAACCACCAATGACTGATTTAATTAAAAAAGTTTCTGGTATTAAAAAAGGTTCAGACAATCCACTTAAAAATAAAATTGGAAAGTTAACTAAAGATCAAGTTATGGAAATCGTTGATATGAAAATCGCTGATTTAAATACTGATGATAAAGAGCAAGCTGCAAAAATTGTTGCTGGTTCAGCTAGATCTATGGGAATTGATGTTGAATTATAA